One stretch of Burkholderia sp. NRF60-BP8 DNA includes these proteins:
- a CDS encoding RebB family R body protein, with protein MADKVNEQITDALTQTNVNVVAGSPAQALGMLYQMFSQAVGISAQNMTQQQAALNQISNAVVSKAVAMILSVEASPKPPSGGAALPAAAGPQTGPTH; from the coding sequence GTGGCAGACAAAGTCAATGAGCAGATTACCGACGCGCTGACGCAGACCAACGTGAACGTCGTCGCGGGATCGCCGGCCCAGGCGCTGGGCATGCTTTACCAGATGTTCAGCCAGGCCGTCGGCATCTCGGCGCAGAACATGACGCAGCAGCAGGCGGCGCTGAACCAGATTTCGAACGCCGTCGTGTCGAAGGCGGTGGCCATGATCCTGTCCGTCGAGGCGTCGCCGAAGCCGCCATCGGGCGGCGCGGCGCTGCCCGCGGCGGCCGGGCCGCAGACGGGCCCCACGCATTAG